The Dryobates pubescens isolate bDryPub1 chromosome 41, bDryPub1.pri, whole genome shotgun sequence genome includes a region encoding these proteins:
- the CIART gene encoding circadian-associated transcriptional repressor — MEPSAHSCSCGSPASSLGGPSHSEAEAGGPLPAPSKPERSHKRPGGPGQAAPPVPSSPYGGKRPRKGEGGDAPPSDGDHLFAQKCQELRVFIHPLAELLEGLKRGRYDRGLSSFQQSVAMDRIQRIIGVLQKPEMGARYLGTLLQVEGMLRVWFPHVNPTPARDAAPISALRRRPPAGPPGAPRCRRPPEDAPSSTPEGAAPEASGTSRQEARPRCHRPAQTGTPASPPPPDVPAPGALSPAPSAAGTHVRFRGGESSSAHRDRDGETGTGFAGGSGVSLGVREEQEG, encoded by the exons atggaaCCCTCTGCTCACTCCTGCTCCTGTGGctcccctgcctccagcctggggGGTCCCTCCCACAGCGAGGCTGAGGCCGGTggacccctcccagctccctccaaaCCTGAGCGGAGCCACAAGCGGCCAGGGGGCCCGGGGCAAGCAGCCCCCCCGGTGCCCTCCTCACCCTATGGGGGCAAACGGCCtcggaagggagaagggggggacgccccccccagcgacggcgatcATCTCTTTGCCCAAAAA tgccaggagctgaggGTCTTCATCCATCCCCTGGccgagctgctggaggggctgaagCGGGGGCGGTATGACAGAG ggctgagcagcttccagcagagcGTGGCCATGGACCGGATCCAGCGGATCATCGGGGTCCTGCAGAAACCCGAAATGGG CGCCCGGTACCTGGGGACGCTGCTGCAGGTGGAAGGGATGCTGAGGGTTTGGTTCCCCCACGTCAACCCCACCCCGGCGCGGGACGCGGCTCCCATCTCCGCCCTCCGCCGCCGGCCCCCCGCCGGCCCCCCCGGCGccccccgctgccgccgcccgccGGAGGACGCTCCCAGCTCCACCCCCGAAGGGGCAGCGCCAGAGGCATCAGGGACATCGCGGCAGGAGGCACGGCCCAGGTGCCACCGGCCTGCCCAAACTGGGACCCCCGCCTCACCCCCACCGCCGGATGT CCCCGCCCCCGGAGCGCTCAGCCCCGCCCCCAGCGCCGCCGGGACTCACGTCCGGTTCCGGGGCGGTGAGAGCAGCAGCGCCCACCGCGACCGGGACGGGGAGACCGGGACCGGCTTTGCTGGGGGCTCCGGGGTCTCTCTGGGGGTccgtgaggagcaggaggggtga